CGTCAACAGAACTAAAAGAATAAATATCGATTATTCAGAGGAAGCAAAAGATTTTCTTTGGAGATATATTATTTGTAAATAATTGTTGACAAATTTGTTAAAAATAAATATAATTTGATTATCAAAATAAATTGAGGTGGTTTAATGAGCAATCATGATACTCTGAATGAAATACTTGTTAGGCTTTTTGCAGATGTTCTGGATATAGAAGAAAAATGCTTAAAAGTCGGTGATTTTTCAGATCTATCAATATCTGAAATGCATGTCATTGATAACATAGGCATGGGCAGGGAAAGGACTATGTCGGATACTGCCAAGGATTTAAGAATTACATCGGGAACACTTACGACTGCTGTAGATAACCTTATTAAGAAAGGTTATGTAGTCAGAGAACGGTCGATAGAAGACAGAAGAGTGGTTAAAATTAAACTGACCGATAAGGGAATTGCCGCATACAAATCACATGAGAATTTCCACAAGGATTTGGTTATTAGCGCTCTACAGCAGCTTGACAGCAAGGAAGAAGAGCTTTTAATAAAGGTTTTATCCAACATAGATATATTTTTCCACAATAAATACAAGTTTTAGCACAGTAGAAATTCTAAATTATTTAGGGTTTCTGCATTCAAATACTTTTATTATCAAAAAATTTGATTATGAAAATGTGAGGTTAGCATGGGTATTAGAATAGTTATAGACAGTACTTCAGATGTTACAGAGGATATTATTAAAAAACATAATATAAAAATGGTTCCTTTGACTGTAAATTTTGGAGAGGAATCATATATGGACAAAATTGAACTAAGTTCTACGGAGTTTTTTAAAAAATTAGTTAATGCCGAGAAGCTCCCTACAACTTCTCAGGTTTCTCCCGGAACTTTCGTGGAAACTTTCAGTGAAATACTTCTTGAAGGGGATCAGGTTTTAGGAATATTTCTTGCTCCTGAATTAAGCGGAACATATGATTCTGCGCGAATAGCAAAAAACATGATAGGCAGTGATAACATACGGATTATAGATTCAAAAAGCGTGTGTCTTGGAGCTTTTGCCTTAATATTGGAAGCAATAGAATTAGTTGAGCAGGGTAGACAAATTGACGAAATAGTAGAAGAGTTGGAAAAAGCAAAAGAAAAGATAGTTGCTGTGGCTGGGCTTGATACGCTGAAGTATCTTGAAAAGGGAGGAAGGCTTTCAAAGGGGCAGGCAGTAGTAGGGTCGCTGCTGAATATTAAGCCCATGCTTGAAATCAAGGACGGAAAGCTAGCAGTAATCGAAAAAGTAAGAGGTAAGAATAAAACAATAAAGTGGTTTGATGAATGGATTGAAAAGAACGAGTTTGACTTATCGGATAAAACTTTGCTTTTATTCTATGCTCAAAATTATGACCAGTTGAAAATATTGAGAGAGACTTTGGAGTCAAAATATAAAATCAAAAATATTATTGAACAGGAAGTAGGTGCGGTTATAGGTACGCACTCAGGTCCGGGAGTTCTTGGATTAGGATTTTTAAACAAATAGCAATACATTTCTAAAAAGTCTGCCATAAGTAGAATGGCAGACTTTTAGCATCTTAGTGTGTCCCGGGTTATATTGCCTTAAAAAAAGGGCGATACATTATGACAATTTTAATCACTCTGCATCACCCACATGATTTATTTAATAGTTAATTCAGTTTTGTCTTCATCATTGATTGTAACAAAAACAGAGCTGTTTTCTGTTATTTCTCCTTTTAAATATGCTTCAGAAATTTCATCCTCAATGTATTTTTGAATAGTTCGTCTCAAAGGACGGGCACCATACTTTCTATTATATCCTTTTTCTAGGATGAAATCCTTCATTTTATCAGACACATCTATTTGGATTTTCTTTTCTGCTCCTATTTGAATAACTTCTTTTAACATAAGTTTAACTATTTGGGCAAGTTCTTCTTTTGATAATTCGCTGAATACAATAATATCGTCTATACGGTTTAAAAATTCAGGTCTAAAAGCCTGCCTCAGAGCATCTTTTACTTTTGCTTCCATTGCCTCATATTCTTTGTTTTCAAAGCCTATTCGGTTTGCTTTAATTGTTGTACCGGCATTTGAAGTCATTATAATAACTGTGTTTTCAAAGTTAACTGTTCTGCCTTGATTATCTGTAAGCCTGCCGTCTTCCAATATTTGAAGCAATATATTGAATACATCTTCGTGTGCTTTTTCTATTTCATCAAGTAATATAACAGAATATGGTTTTCGTCTGATTTTTTCAGTTAAAAATCCTGCTTGATCATAGCCAACATATCCAGGAGGCGCTCCGATTAATTTAGAAACTGTGTGTTTCTCCATGTATTCTGACATGTCAAGTCTTATAATTGTATCTTCATTTTCGAACAGTTCATATGCCAGAGTTCTTGCAAGCTCTGTTTTTCCTACACCTGTAGGACCTACAAATATAAAGGACGAAGGCTTTTTTCTTTTTCTAAAGCCTGATCGATTTCTTCTTATGGCTCTTGCGAGACTTGATACAGCAGGATGTTGCCCAATAACTCTTTTATGAAGTCTGCTTTCAAGGTTAATTAGCTTTTCAGCTTCAGCTTCATTTATTTTCTGAACAGGAATTTTAGTCCATGCTTCAATTACATAGGCAATATCTTCAGTCGTAAGCTGCACATTCTCACAATCCATTGCAAGATCCTTAATCTTTGATTCAACTTTTAATTCATTTACTTTAAGTTCGGCTGCTTTTTCATAATCATCATTTTCGGCAGCGTCTTCTTTTTCTTCTCTTATAGATTTCAATTCTGATCTTAGTGCCTCAAGTTCTACTAATCCACTGTTTTTAAGGTTAGCTCTGGAACCTGCTTCGTCTATAACATCAATAGCCTTGTCAGGTAAAAATCTGTCTGTGATGTATCTTTCAGACATTAATACTGCCTGTTCAATTACTTCGTCGGATATTTTCACATTGTGATATTGCTCATAATAATCCTTTATTCCTTTAACAATCTCAATAGAGTCGCTAATAGAAGGCTCGTCTATCATTACAGGCTGGAATCTTCTTTCTAATGCACTGTCCTTTTCTATGTGTTTTCGATACTCATCCAAAGTGGTGGCTCCGATTACTTGAACCTCTCCTCTTGCAAGAGCAGGCTTCAATATATTAGCAGCATTCATGGCGCCGCCCTCAGCTTCCCCTGCACCCACAATGTTGTGTACTTCGTCAATTACTATAATTATGTTGCCGGCTTTTTTGGCTTCATCAATTATTGCTTTCATACGAGATTCAAACTGTCCTCTGAACTGAGTTCCTGCCACAACAGCTGTTAAATCAAGAAGATAAATTTCTGTGTTGAAAAGCTTAATTGGAACTTTATGTTCGGAAATTCTAACAGCAAGCCCTTCAGCTATTTTGGTTTTGCCCACTCCTGGCTCACCTATTAAAATAGGGTTATTTTTAGAGCGTCTGTTTAGGATCTGTATAACCCTGTCTACTTCTCTTTCTCTTCCGACAATTCTGTCCAGCTCTCCATATCTAGCCTGCTCAGTCAGATTAGTACCGTAAGTATCAAGGTATTTTAATTTTTTTCGTTTAACTTTCTCTTTTACCTTTGCTCCGGAAGTGCTGCTGCCTTTTGCAACATCCATTTCATTTTGTGCTTCTTCAGAAGGTTGAAATC
Above is a window of Sedimentibacter sp. MB35-C1 DNA encoding:
- a CDS encoding MarR family winged helix-turn-helix transcriptional regulator → MSNHDTLNEILVRLFADVLDIEEKCLKVGDFSDLSISEMHVIDNIGMGRERTMSDTAKDLRITSGTLTTAVDNLIKKGYVVRERSIEDRRVVKIKLTDKGIAAYKSHENFHKDLVISALQQLDSKEEELLIKVLSNIDIFFHNKYKF
- a CDS encoding DegV family protein; this encodes MGIRIVIDSTSDVTEDIIKKHNIKMVPLTVNFGEESYMDKIELSSTEFFKKLVNAEKLPTTSQVSPGTFVETFSEILLEGDQVLGIFLAPELSGTYDSARIAKNMIGSDNIRIIDSKSVCLGAFALILEAIELVEQGRQIDEIVEELEKAKEKIVAVAGLDTLKYLEKGGRLSKGQAVVGSLLNIKPMLEIKDGKLAVIEKVRGKNKTIKWFDEWIEKNEFDLSDKTLLLFYAQNYDQLKILRETLESKYKIKNIIEQEVGAVIGTHSGPGVLGLGFLNK
- a CDS encoding ATP-dependent Clp protease ATP-binding subunit encodes the protein MKKMLCSVCKKNVAVIYVNKIIEGKMQTTGLCIPCAKKQGLAPMEQIMRQGGMKPEDFENINNQLTEIIGDMDLEKLTQDVEGDDNENMNSIMNLMNSAFSGISNSNNGFQPSEEAQNEMDVAKGSSTSGAKVKEKVKRKKLKYLDTYGTNLTEQARYGELDRIVGREREVDRVIQILNRRSKNNPILIGEPGVGKTKIAEGLAVRISEHKVPIKLFNTEIYLLDLTAVVAGTQFRGQFESRMKAIIDEAKKAGNIIIVIDEVHNIVGAGEAEGGAMNAANILKPALARGEVQVIGATTLDEYRKHIEKDSALERRFQPVMIDEPSISDSIEIVKGIKDYYEQYHNVKISDEVIEQAVLMSERYITDRFLPDKAIDVIDEAGSRANLKNSGLVELEALRSELKSIREEKEDAAENDDYEKAAELKVNELKVESKIKDLAMDCENVQLTTEDIAYVIEAWTKIPVQKINEAEAEKLINLESRLHKRVIGQHPAVSSLARAIRRNRSGFRKRKKPSSFIFVGPTGVGKTELARTLAYELFENEDTIIRLDMSEYMEKHTVSKLIGAPPGYVGYDQAGFLTEKIRRKPYSVILLDEIEKAHEDVFNILLQILEDGRLTDNQGRTVNFENTVIIMTSNAGTTIKANRIGFENKEYEAMEAKVKDALRQAFRPEFLNRIDDIIVFSELSKEELAQIVKLMLKEVIQIGAEKKIQIDVSDKMKDFILEKGYNRKYGARPLRRTIQKYIEDEISEAYLKGEITENSSVFVTINDEDKTELTIK